TTGCGTCCATATCGCCCAGGGTCCGGAACCCGGAGGAAAAACCCTGCAAGGCCAGGCGGCCGCGAAACCGGCGGTTGTAATATTCGTAGCTGAGGAAGCCGGCGGCGCCGGAATCTTCACCACTGCGACTGCCGGCCCCTTCGAGTCGCAGCAGGCCAACGCTGCCGGTTTTCATCGCCGATTCGATGCCGAGATTGGTCAGCCCGTCTCCGGCCTCGCCGCGCAGACCGAGGTTGAGGGAATCGGTCAGCCCGTAGCGGTGGAAAGCGGAGAACGCCAGGTCGGAGTAGCTGCTGCTCTCCTGCCCGAAGTCGCGCCGCAAAAGACCCATATTGTAGCTGTACTCATGCAGGCCCCGGCGCAGGATCTGGTCGGTGAAATAGAAGGGGGAGACAATCCGCTGTTCCCGGCCGAGAGCATCCCGGACGACCACCTCGATGGTCTGGGCGCCGCCGATGCTCTGGAAGTTGCGCAGCTCGAACTCTCCGGGAGCGAAGCGCTCGGAGCGCACCCGTACACCGTCGACGTAGAGTTCGACGTCGGAGGGGAGCGACGCCATGCCGCTGAAGTCGAACAGGGGATAGCGGATGAAGTACGGGTCGATGCGGTAGAGCTTGGAGAAGCTCAGCCCTCCCATCTGTACCCGGCTGCCCAGTTCCCCCGAAAGGGCGAAGAAATCGCCGCCGATAACCCGGCGCAGCGTCTGGCGATCATCCCAGGTCAGACTGGTATTGAGGCGGACGAAGCGGGCGTCGTCGGGCGAGTCGGAGTAGAGGGTGTCGGTGAGCAGCAGCAGATCGCGATAGCGCACGCCGAGTTCGTTGCTGAGGGTCAGCCCCTCGAAGACAAAGTCGTCGCCGCCAGCCGAGTAGTCGATGCCGTAGTTAAGGAAAATGCTGCGGTCGCGGGGATATATGACATCGGTATGCCTGGTCGGCATCAGGTTGAGGGTGGTCTTTGCAAGAAGATCAGGGGTGGCAGTGAGCTCAAGGGTAAGAGTGTTCTCATCGAAGTGGTAGGCGACCCCTTCCATTGACTTCAGAGAGAGGTAGGCCGACCCTTCAATTTCGATCTGAGCGCCGGGCAGGTGAGTGAAATCCATAGCCGCGAGGTCGGCGGTTCGAACAAGAAAATCTCCGTCTTCGCCAAGTAGAACGAAAAAATCGCCCTTTGGCTGTTGGTTTAGCGTTATTGCGGTGATTATGGGTTCGTTTGCGTAGGTCGAAAGAGGGAAAAACAGAAACAAGCAAAAGACCAAACAGCAAAACGCCGCTCTGCAGGTATTGAAAGAAGTGACTCTTTTACGAAACCATAGACAAGCAGGTCTACGGGGTAAGGCACATTGCCTTGTCCACATCAATCTTCCCGCTCAAATGAATTCGGTCGGAAGTGACCTGTATGTCGATGTCACGGAGCTTCGTGCAAACATCTTCAGAAAGGATCGTCCCAAAGATGCGTTCAGTCCCGGCTAGAAGATACCCACCGTCCAGTTCTTGAGAAAAAATTTGAGCCCCACTTGCGTTCTTTCCTGACAGCTTTATCTTCGCGATGCGAAAATGGACATTCCCGAGGTTCCGCAGGTCAATTTTCAGAGCCCCTTGCTGGATTATCGTCTGAGCAATCGCCCCCTTGACATCTTCAACTGGAGGCTTGGAAAAAATGGGCACCCCAAAGCGTATGGCGATCGCAACAGTAGTTCCGGACCGTTCTTCAGGTGGAACCTCCTGCTTGATAAAAAGCCGGTAGGATTTTTCCATCTTCACAGCGGGGGCCTTTATCCCGACCCTGATGATTCTTTCCGCGTGTGGATCTATACTGAGAACCTTTGGGAAAAACAGGAGATCCCCGGTCTCAGTGTACTGATCTTTCCCTTCTTCGTTCTGGACCCACTCTCGAGCATCAATGCTGAAACTGATTTTCTCATCACTATCGTTGGTTATTGTGACAACGCCGCTACGAGACCGCTGATCAAATTCAAGACGTATGGGTATGACCCGCCAGGTACCGCTGTGCGCGGCCTCATCTGGCAGGATGATCGATAGCAGCAAGGTACATACGAGCAGTTTGCAAAGGACAGAGATTATTTTTAAAGAATAGTCAAGCATGGTGGCAAGTTAACTCAGACGAAAAGGTTTTTCAACAGTGAAAACGATCTGTCGCATTTAGTGTCACATAAGCAGAGATTGTGAGGTTGGAAAGCTGAAGCGAACTGTTCAAGGATTAATGGTGAGGACGACGAGATCGGTGTATGTTCCAGCGTAGGCCATGCGGAAATCGTTGGCGAGAACCGTTCCGGTAATGGTCAGGGGAAGATTAGCCCCTTTGGGGACGCTGTCAGTCGCTGGTGCCACGCTGAAAGTGTATGGAAGGAAAGCCGCAGGAAACGTGCTGTGTTGCATCCGGTTGCCGTTGGCTTGGCTCTCGTGCAGACCGTCATCATCTATAGCAAAATATGTTGCAGGGTCGTCCTTGCCGTTGCATACAAACTGGATCGTAGTCTGACGGGTCACATCCAGCGCCGGTGCTGCAAGCGGATCAAGAATACCGAATGCCAGTTCGGCTGACTTGGTATTAAATTTACATTGGCTCTTCGAAAGGATGGTGGCAGACACCGAAACCGTTGTCGAACCAGCGAAACAGGACGTTGTCGCGCCAATCAGGGTCAGCAGAACGCAGAAAATTTTTCCGGAGTTATGCATGTTAACCCTTCGCGCCATTAGAAGAATAAGAGAGGGAGGGGGCGTCCTCTCCCCTCCCTCTGCTCAGGCCGGAAATATCAGGGATTGATATCGATGGTGAAAGAGTCGGAGTAAACGTCGGCGGCTGCAACCTGATAGACGCCGTCGGCGATCCTGCCGGTGACGGTGACGTTCTGGGTGAGCCCGTTACCCAGGCCGTTAAGGGTGTAGCCGTCGATGGAGTACGCCATGTTCGTTCCAGTGAAGGCACCGGCCATCGTCTTGGCGTTCGCCTCGTTATCGAGGGTCCAGGTCGTACCGTTGGAACAGGTGAACGCGAGATTCACGGAAGCTGTCCTGTCGCCGGTACCCGCGGGGTCGATTTCCCCGAAAGCCATGTTGTAGCTAGTGGTGTCAAACGCGCAGGTCCCCAGTACCGTTGCCGATACGTTGATGGTGGCGGTATCCGCAGCCAAAGCGTTGCCGGCCGTCAGAACGCCGACGAGAGATAGAGCCAGTGCCGCCAGTTTCATCTTCTTCATTGTGTTGCCTCCTTGTTCCTGCTGAGTGAATAATCAAGTGTGTTTCTACTTCCAGCCCATCTGGATGCGAACCCGGCAAACCGGTAATGCCGGAAAATCTGCACAAAAAAGCGCCCATCTTCTGCCGAAGACGGGCGCTCGAATTTGTGAAGAATACGGGTTCGCGCACCCGTCTCTTCGGCAACCCGGCTATCCGTGCCATCTGTTCGATGACCGAGGACCCGTGGCTTTGCGTCACCGGATTACTCCGGTTTTGCCAGTGTCGGAGACTTACTCATTAAGATTTTGGTGAATCTAAATCGGCGTTCTGCCTTCGTCAAGAGTTTATTGCAGGCGCGTGACAATTTTTTGTCTTGCGCTCAGTTGTTTCACATAGAGCAAAGGGCGTGCCATTTGGTTGGAGGGGCGAGGACATGAGGATGTTGCCCAGATAGATGCGGATTCAGGCGAATGCTCAAGCAGGCATGCATCGCCTTGTTGGGATTTGGCTGACTTTTTTTGTCATGCAGTGATGACAAAAAAAGTCATATTTTTGACTTTCCGGAGGTTCTGATCCCTCAATACGCCACCGGCACCAAGGCGACCTGAAGCGGGTAGATTCCTTCGTGAACATCTGCCGGCAGCACGATCCGCATGTCGAGCACCCGGGTAATCAGTAAGCCTGGATGCTCTCCTGCCAGCCTGACCGCATCTGTCAATCCGTTATCCGTCTGAAGCAGGATTTTTTCCGGTCCGCCACTGGCGACGTCAAAGCGGATTTCCTCTCGGATGTTGGTCTGCATCTGGATGGTGATGGACTGGGGAAGATCGATGTGTCCCCGGCGGATGTCTTCGGCTGTTACCCGGTAGCTGTTTGCCGGCTGGGTGGCGGAAAACTTGAGCCAGGGGCGAATGGTGGCCTGCACGCGTACAACCGCGCTTGCCGAAGTGGCTTGGGCCGGGACAGCCCAAGGATGGGCTGTTGCAAGTGCCAGAATCCCCGCGACTGCGAATTTCGCGACTCTCATGGCGTTCACTCCCTTCGGGAACCCGGCTATCCGTCCCACCTTCGCTGAGGCTTCGGTGGGCGAGGACCCGTGGCTTTGCGTCGCCGGATTTCTCCGGGTTTGCCGTTATCGGTGAAGTGTGAAGTGACGTTTGTTCTGATCAGTTGTAATTGTGATGGTCGTTTTCCGGTTCCGCTAATCCTCCTTGTCAGTGAATGCCCACCAAACACAAATGCCTATCTTCATGTCCGAAGATAGGCACAGGCGCCAGCCCGGAAGTTTCCAGGCGCAACAAATGTCTGGCTTCTCTTCGGAGACCCGGCTATCCGTCCCGCCTTAGCTGTTGCTTCGGTGGGCGAGGACCCGTGGTTTTGCGTCGCCGGATTTCTCCGGGTTTGCCGTTTCGGAGACTTGAAACTTTACTCGTACGCCCAAAATATACCGCAGGTAAAAATGCTGTCAAGTAAATAATTTTTTGACGAAATTTCGAACAAAAAAACCCCTCCGGTGTCCCGGAGGGGTGTCTGCACTGCATCGCAGGTGAATGGTCAGAATTATTCGCAGAGGTCGATCTTGACGTCCCAGTTCTTGATCTTCATGGTACCGTTCTTCTCGAGGTTGAGATGCATCTTGAAGGCGCGGTCCCAGAGTTGCGGCTCGTGGCCGACCTTGCGGCGCAGGCAGTCGGCCTTGGCCATTTCGAAGTACTCGGTGAGAATCGGCTTGTAGTCCGGGTGGGCGCACTTGTCGATGATGACTTTGGCGCGGTCGCGCGGGCAGAGGCCACGCACGTCGGCCAGGCCCTGCTCGGTAATCACACAGTCCAGGTCATGCTCGGTGTGGTCGATGTGCGAGCAGTGCGGCACGACGCAGGAGATACCGGTCGGGTCGGTCTTGGACGGACGGCTCGAGGGGGTGTGCATCATCTTCAGGAAGCCGTTGCGGAGGAAGTCGCCCGAGCCGCCGAGGCCGTTGATCATGCGGGTGCCGCCGACCAGAGTCGAGTTGGCGTGCGCGTAGATGTCGATCTCGACCGGAGTGTTCATGGCGATGCACCCGAGACGGCGGATCGGCTCAGGCGCATTGGAGATCGACAGGGGGCGCAGGGTGCACTTGCCGAAGTACTTGTCCCAGTTGTCGAAGAAGCGGGGGAAGCCCGGGCTTTCGGACAGGGAGAGGGAGCAGGCGGAGGCGGCATCGCACTTGCCGGCGTCGAACAGGTCGAGAATGGTGTCCTGCAGCACCTCGGTGTAGACGGTCAGGTTCTTGAAGGGGCCCTTGGCCAGTCCGCCGATAACGGCGTTGGCGATGGAGCCGACGCCCGACTGGATCGGCAGCAGGTTTTTCGGGAGACGGCCAGCTTTCACTTCCGTCTGGAAGAAATCGATGATGTGGTTGGCGATCGCTTCGGAGGTGTCGTCCTGCTCGGCAAAGGCGCGGCCCTTGTCGCGGAGCTTCGACTCGACGACGGCAATGACCTTGCTCGGGTCGCAGGGGACGAAGGTGGTCCCGACGCGATCGTCGGTTCTGGTGATGCCTATGACCTGACGGTTC
Above is a genomic segment from Desulfuromonadales bacterium containing:
- a CDS encoding fimbria/pilus periplasmic chaperone, translating into MLDYSLKIISVLCKLLVCTLLLSIILPDEAAHSGTWRVIPIRLEFDQRSRSGVVTITNDSDEKISFSIDAREWVQNEEGKDQYTETGDLLFFPKVLSIDPHAERIIRVGIKAPAVKMEKSYRLFIKQEVPPEERSGTTVAIAIRFGVPIFSKPPVEDVKGAIAQTIIQQGALKIDLRNLGNVHFRIAKIKLSGKNASGAQIFSQELDGGYLLAGTERIFGTILSEDVCTKLRDIDIQVTSDRIHLSGKIDVDKAMCLTP
- a CDS encoding spore coat protein U domain-containing protein — its product is MKKMKLAALALSLVGVLTAGNALAADTATINVSATVLGTCAFDTTSYNMAFGEIDPAGTGDRTASVNLAFTCSNGTTWTLDNEANAKTMAGAFTGTNMAYSIDGYTLNGLGNGLTQNVTVTGRIADGVYQVAAADVYSDSFTIDINP
- a CDS encoding acetyl-CoA hydrolase/transferase C-terminal domain-containing protein produces the protein MSDYGTLQDRVRCKSLLNKVMTPEQTVQFFKPGMNLGWSGFTPAGYPKVVPIALANHVEKNNLQGKWKFNLFIGASVGAETEDRWATLDMIDRRWPYQTGKNIAAGINEGRIRMGDKHLSLFAQDLGYGFYTKDSPTGKLDIGIIEVSAITEDGGLVPTSSCGVIPEILMMCDKIILEVNIGQPSFEGIHDIICSNNPPNRQVIGITRTDDRVGTTFVPCDPSKVIAVVESKLRDKGRAFAEQDDTSEAIANHIIDFFQTEVKAGRLPKNLLPIQSGVGSIANAVIGGLAKGPFKNLTVYTEVLQDTILDLFDAGKCDAASACSLSLSESPGFPRFFDNWDKYFGKCTLRPLSISNAPEPIRRLGCIAMNTPVEIDIYAHANSTLVGGTRMINGLGGSGDFLRNGFLKMMHTPSSRPSKTDPTGISCVVPHCSHIDHTEHDLDCVITEQGLADVRGLCPRDRAKVIIDKCAHPDYKPILTEYFEMAKADCLRRKVGHEPQLWDRAFKMHLNLEKNGTMKIKNWDVKIDLCE
- a CDS encoding spore coat protein U domain-containing protein; translation: MHNSGKIFCVLLTLIGATTSCFAGSTTVSVSATILSKSQCKFNTKSAELAFGILDPLAAPALDVTRQTTIQFVCNGKDDPATYFAIDDDGLHESQANGNRMQHSTFPAAFLPYTFSVAPATDSVPKGANLPLTITGTVLANDFRMAYAGTYTDLVVLTINP